A section of the Actinomycetes bacterium genome encodes:
- a CDS encoding GNAT family N-acetyltransferase encodes MAVRLVYETHSTTLDNEAGVCTGWQPGSLSAAGIRNAEQLGTRRRDDGIDLVVSSDLHRAVQTVDIAFADSPVPRRTDPRLREVDFGELTGAPIDVVHAQRRRRVDVPFPGGQSYRQVVEGVRELLGELARDHDGERMLLVGHAATRYALDHLLTGRPLARAAAAPFAWREGWEYVLEDRLPTIEVLDGPGALAVLDELNQVYRTAFAREPYAESDERVRQIMTEQLPRHAGWEGFRCAVVRERGRLLGFCYGFTGRAGQWWTDQVTARVSEALAREWMGGHLEVVELAVDPVAQGRGFGAALVDLLLEGAEEERALLCTWPRGDGRLPAPRLYARLGWELLQEEVLPDRDLWGVRIHG; translated from the coding sequence ATGGCCGTCCGGCTGGTCTACGAGACCCACTCGACGACGCTCGACAACGAGGCCGGCGTCTGCACCGGATGGCAGCCGGGTTCGCTGTCCGCCGCCGGCATCCGCAACGCGGAGCAGCTCGGCACTCGCCGCCGTGACGACGGGATCGACCTGGTGGTCTCGTCCGACCTGCACCGCGCGGTGCAGACGGTCGACATCGCCTTCGCGGACAGCCCGGTGCCCCGGCGGACCGACCCCCGGCTGCGCGAGGTCGACTTCGGCGAGCTCACCGGGGCCCCGATCGACGTCGTGCACGCGCAGCGGCGGCGGCGGGTGGACGTGCCCTTCCCCGGCGGCCAGAGCTACCGGCAGGTGGTCGAGGGAGTGCGAGAGCTGCTCGGCGAGCTCGCACGGGACCACGACGGCGAGCGCATGCTGCTGGTCGGGCACGCCGCCACCCGCTACGCCCTGGACCACCTGCTGACCGGACGACCCCTCGCTCGCGCGGCCGCCGCACCCTTCGCCTGGCGCGAGGGCTGGGAGTACGTCCTCGAGGACCGGCTGCCCACCATCGAGGTGCTGGACGGGCCCGGCGCGCTGGCCGTCCTCGACGAGCTCAACCAGGTCTACCGGACGGCCTTCGCCCGCGAGCCCTATGCCGAGTCGGACGAGCGGGTGCGTCAGATCATGACGGAGCAGCTGCCGAGGCATGCCGGGTGGGAGGGCTTCCGGTGCGCGGTCGTCCGCGAGCGCGGTCGGCTGCTCGGCTTCTGCTACGGCTTCACCGGACGGGCCGGCCAGTGGTGGACCGACCAGGTGACCGCCCGGGTGTCCGAGGCACTGGCCCGGGAGTGGATGGGCGGCCACCTCGAGGTGGTCGAGCTCGCCGTGGACCCGGTCGCCCAGGGCCGCGGCTTCGGCGCCGCCCTGGTGGACCTGCTGCTCGAGGGCGCCGAGGAGGAGCGGGCCCTGCTGTGCACCTGGCCGCGCGGCGACGGTCGGCTGCCGGCCCCGCGGCTCTACGCGCGGCTCGGCTGGGAGCTGCTGCAGGAGGAGGTCCTGCCGGACCGCGACCTGTGGGGAGTCCGCATCCACGGCTGA
- the glgB gene encoding 1,4-alpha-glucan branching protein GlgB, with product MHRLVSGTHHDPHALLGPHLHGGAVTVRALRPWATSVAVLVGDVRHELRHESYGVWVGVLPGATVPDYRLEVAYDGPPRVVDDPYRFLPTLGEIDLHLIGEGRHEELWRVLGAHTRTYDGIAGTVHGTSFAVWAPSAQGVRLTGDFNYWDGRAHPMRAMGSTGVWELFVPGIGDGAHYKYDVLGQDGVWRQKADPVAFRAEVPPATASVVFSSDYEWGDDAWMRDRRERDPINGPMSTYEVHLGSWRQGLGYRELADELVGHVQYLGFTHVELLPVAEHPFGGSWGYQVSSYFAPTSRFGSPDDFRYLVDRLHQAGIGVIIDWVPAHFPKDAWALARFDGTALYEHPDPRRGEQLDWGTYVFNFGRTEVRNFLVSNALYWLEEYHIDGLRVDAVASMLYLDYSREPGEWVPNEFGGRENLEAVSFLQEMNATAYKRVPGIVTIAEESTAWPGVTRPTHLGGLGFGFKWNMGWMHDSLDYVSHEPVYRQYHHHQMTFSMMYAYSENYVLPISHDEVVHGKGSLLRKMPGDRWQQLANLRAYLAFMWAHPGKQLLFMGSEFGQESEWAESRSLDWWLTDNPDHRGVQTMVSDMNAVYRDSPALWSQDVDPDGFQWIDANDAGNNVFSFLRWGSDGSAVACIANFSAVPHEGYRVGLPTAGRWDEVLNTDAETYVGSGVGNLGAVEADGDGWHAQPASATLRVPPLGTVWLRRAAG from the coding sequence CTGCACCGGCTCGTCTCGGGCACCCACCACGACCCGCACGCGCTGCTCGGGCCGCACCTGCACGGTGGCGCGGTCACGGTCCGCGCCCTGCGTCCCTGGGCAACCTCGGTGGCCGTGCTGGTCGGCGACGTGCGCCACGAGCTGCGCCACGAGAGCTACGGCGTCTGGGTCGGCGTGCTGCCCGGCGCGACGGTCCCCGACTACCGCCTCGAGGTCGCCTACGACGGTCCGCCGCGGGTCGTCGACGACCCCTACCGCTTCCTCCCCACCCTCGGGGAGATCGACCTGCACCTGATCGGCGAGGGCCGCCACGAGGAGCTGTGGCGGGTGCTCGGCGCCCACACCCGCACCTACGACGGCATCGCCGGGACCGTGCACGGCACGTCCTTCGCGGTGTGGGCGCCCAGCGCGCAGGGCGTCCGGCTCACCGGCGACTTCAACTACTGGGACGGCCGCGCGCACCCGATGCGGGCGATGGGGTCGACCGGCGTGTGGGAGCTGTTCGTCCCCGGAATCGGCGACGGCGCGCACTACAAGTACGACGTGCTCGGCCAGGACGGCGTCTGGCGGCAGAAGGCCGACCCGGTCGCCTTCCGCGCCGAGGTGCCGCCGGCCACCGCCTCCGTCGTCTTCTCCTCGGACTACGAGTGGGGCGACGACGCGTGGATGCGGGACCGTCGTGAGCGCGACCCGATCAACGGCCCGATGAGCACCTACGAGGTGCACCTCGGGTCCTGGCGGCAGGGACTGGGCTACCGCGAGCTCGCCGACGAGCTGGTCGGCCACGTGCAGTACCTCGGCTTCACCCACGTGGAGCTGCTCCCGGTGGCCGAGCACCCGTTCGGCGGCTCCTGGGGCTACCAGGTGTCGTCCTACTTCGCGCCGACGTCGCGCTTCGGGTCGCCCGACGACTTCCGCTACCTGGTGGACCGGCTGCACCAGGCGGGCATCGGGGTCATCATCGACTGGGTGCCGGCGCACTTCCCCAAGGACGCGTGGGCACTCGCCCGGTTCGACGGGACGGCGCTCTACGAGCACCCCGACCCCCGGCGGGGCGAGCAGCTGGACTGGGGGACGTACGTCTTCAACTTCGGCCGCACCGAGGTGCGCAACTTCCTCGTCTCCAACGCGCTGTACTGGCTCGAGGAGTACCACATCGACGGGCTGCGGGTGGACGCCGTCGCGTCGATGCTCTACCTCGACTACTCGCGCGAGCCCGGCGAGTGGGTACCCAACGAGTTTGGAGGGCGGGAGAACCTCGAGGCGGTGTCGTTCCTGCAGGAGATGAACGCGACGGCCTACAAGCGGGTGCCGGGCATCGTGACGATCGCCGAGGAGTCGACCGCGTGGCCGGGCGTCACCCGGCCCACGCACCTGGGCGGGCTGGGCTTCGGCTTCAAGTGGAACATGGGCTGGATGCACGACTCGCTCGACTACGTGTCGCACGAGCCGGTCTACCGGCAGTACCACCACCACCAGATGACGTTCTCGATGATGTACGCCTACTCCGAGAACTACGTGCTGCCGATCAGCCACGACGAGGTGGTGCACGGCAAGGGCTCGCTGCTGCGCAAGATGCCCGGTGACCGGTGGCAGCAGCTGGCCAACCTGCGGGCGTACCTCGCCTTCATGTGGGCCCACCCCGGGAAGCAGCTGCTCTTCATGGGCTCGGAGTTCGGCCAGGAGTCGGAGTGGGCCGAGTCGCGCTCGCTGGACTGGTGGCTGACCGACAACCCCGACCACCGCGGCGTGCAGACGATGGTCAGCGACATGAACGCCGTCTACCGCGACTCCCCCGCGCTCTGGTCGCAGGACGTCGACCCAGACGGTTTCCAGTGGATCGATGCCAACGACGCCGGCAACAACGTGTTCTCCTTCCTGCGTTGGGGCTCCGACGGGTCGGCCGTGGCGTGCATCGCCAACTTCTCGGCCGTCCCGCACGAGGGCTACCGGGTCGGCCTGCCAACCGCCGGCCGCTGGGACGAGGTGCTCAACACCGACGCCGAGACGTACGTCGGCAGCGGCGTCGGCAACCTTGGCGCGGTCGAGGCGGACGGCGACGGCTGGCACGCCCAGCCCGCCTCGGCGACGCTCCGGGTGCCGCCGCTGGGCACGGTCTGGCTGCGCCGAGCCGCAGGCTGA
- a CDS encoding RNA polymerase sigma factor, whose product MTAGAPGAAATALSRDEAARVLWNQHYGPLAGWCAALVGDRDAAHDIASEAFTRLLSRWMTVHDPKGYLYVTATNLVRDRWRREQRDRRLCQRIEERTETSTPACDPWLRDLVERLPERMRVPVLLHYYADLSIAEVAGALHRPEGTVKRMLYDARARLLSMIESSEGGGRIE is encoded by the coding sequence GTGACAGCGGGTGCCCCCGGGGCAGCCGCCACCGCCCTGTCCCGCGACGAGGCCGCCCGGGTCCTCTGGAACCAGCACTACGGCCCGCTGGCCGGCTGGTGCGCCGCCCTGGTCGGCGACCGCGACGCCGCGCACGACATCGCGTCCGAGGCCTTCACCCGGCTGCTGTCCCGCTGGATGACGGTCCACGACCCCAAGGGCTACCTCTACGTGACCGCGACGAACCTGGTGCGCGACCGCTGGCGCCGGGAGCAGCGCGATCGCCGGCTCTGCCAGCGCATCGAGGAGCGCACCGAGACCAGCACGCCCGCGTGCGACCCGTGGCTGCGCGACCTGGTCGAGCGGCTGCCGGAGCGGATGCGGGTGCCGGTGCTGCTGCACTACTACGCGGACCTGAGCATCGCCGAGGTGGCCGGCGCCCTGCACCGGCCGGAGGGCACGGTCAAGCGGATGCTGTACGACGCCCGGGCCCGCCTGCTGAGCATGATCGAGAGCAGCGAGGGCGGCGGGAGGATCGAGTGA
- a CDS encoding aminoglycoside phosphotransferase, which translates to MAARLDTEVLAGHLANQRWFAGKGRAWSVTDVRTVAELRAPGPDAPGVRIDLIQVTYDDGGTETYQQPLTSYPAEAEHLSHAFVGNEDDGAGGTRWLYDALHDKDSTSLWIEGIATGRIGPGYAFHREPTATGLPPGGPSIVVGAEQSNTSLIFGDTLILKVFRKVSPGLNPDIEMHSALAAAGSTHIAAPLGWLEGVWERSDGEPTTASLAMSQEFLKGATDGWELALTSVRDLYADADLHADEVGGDFAGEAHRLGAATAEVHAALARVLPTGRLEGKELAALADGMRSRLDRAAAEVSDLAPYADALRSAFDDVAAVDEPVPVQRIHGDFHLGQVMRTLLGWKLLDFEGEPARPLDERRRLETPVKDVAGMLRSFDYAARHLLADHPADLQRAYRATEWAERNRDAFLTGYAEAGGEDPRRQPVLLRAFETDKAVYEVLYEARNRPTWLHIPMAAIDRLAGEHRDG; encoded by the coding sequence ATGGCAGCCCGGCTCGACACCGAGGTCCTGGCAGGTCACCTCGCCAACCAGCGCTGGTTCGCCGGCAAGGGCCGCGCCTGGTCCGTCACCGACGTGCGGACGGTCGCTGAGCTGCGCGCACCGGGTCCGGACGCGCCGGGGGTCCGCATCGACCTCATCCAGGTCACCTACGACGACGGGGGCACCGAGACCTACCAGCAGCCGCTCACGTCCTACCCGGCCGAGGCGGAGCACCTGTCGCACGCCTTCGTCGGCAACGAGGACGACGGAGCCGGCGGCACCCGCTGGCTGTACGACGCGCTGCACGACAAGGACAGCACCAGCCTGTGGATCGAGGGCATCGCCACCGGGCGGATCGGCCCCGGCTACGCCTTCCACCGCGAGCCGACGGCGACCGGGCTGCCCCCTGGCGGCCCGTCGATCGTGGTCGGCGCGGAGCAGAGCAACACCTCGCTCATCTTCGGCGACACGTTGATCCTCAAGGTGTTCCGCAAGGTCTCGCCCGGGCTCAACCCGGACATCGAGATGCACTCCGCCCTCGCCGCCGCGGGCAGCACGCACATCGCCGCCCCTCTGGGCTGGCTCGAGGGCGTGTGGGAGCGCAGTGACGGCGAGCCGACGACGGCCAGCCTGGCGATGTCGCAGGAGTTCCTCAAGGGCGCGACCGACGGCTGGGAGCTCGCCCTGACCAGCGTGCGTGACCTCTACGCCGACGCCGACCTGCACGCCGACGAGGTGGGCGGCGACTTCGCCGGCGAGGCGCACCGCCTCGGTGCGGCCACCGCCGAGGTGCACGCCGCCCTCGCCCGCGTCCTGCCCACCGGCCGGCTCGAGGGCAAGGAGCTGGCCGCGCTGGCCGACGGCATGCGCTCCCGGCTGGACCGCGCAGCCGCCGAGGTGAGCGACCTGGCGCCGTACGCCGACGCCTTGCGCAGTGCGTTCGACGACGTCGCGGCCGTCGACGAGCCGGTCCCCGTGCAGCGGATCCACGGCGACTTCCACCTCGGCCAGGTCATGCGCACGCTGCTGGGCTGGAAGCTGCTGGACTTCGAGGGCGAGCCGGCCCGCCCGCTCGACGAGCGACGGCGCCTGGAGACGCCGGTCAAGGACGTGGCCGGCATGCTGCGGTCCTTCGACTACGCGGCGCGGCACCTGCTCGCCGACCACCCGGCCGACCTGCAGCGCGCGTACCGCGCCACCGAGTGGGCAGAGCGCAACCGCGACGCTTTCCTCACCGGCTACGCCGAGGCAGGGGGCGAGGACCCGCGTCGGCAGCCGGTGCTGCTCCGCGCGTTCGAGACCGACAAGGCGGTCTACGAGGTCCTCTACGAGGCGCGCAACCGACCGACCTGGCTGCACATCCCGATGGCGGCCATCGACCGGCTCGCCGGCGAGCACAGAGACGGGTGA
- a CDS encoding tetratricopeptide repeat protein, whose amino-acid sequence MSQPTFNPYGAVDLSALAARPAAGPAGPAPVPGGVVVDVTEADFQAVVVEQSMTVPVVIDFWADWCGPCKQLSPVLERLADADQGRWLLAKIDVDANPRLGQAFQVQGIPAVFAVVKGQPIPLFEGALPEAQVRQYLDELLKVAEANGVTGRVVGGETEPVVDEEPAADPRYDEAYDAIERGDLDAAAAAYRALLADDPADADAQAGLGQVELMRRTQGVDPAAARARAAEAPDDVAAQAAAADLDLLDGHVEEAFARLVDLVARSSGDDRDAARTHLVGLFELVGSQDERVARARTALANALF is encoded by the coding sequence ATGAGCCAGCCGACCTTCAACCCGTACGGCGCCGTCGACCTGTCGGCGCTGGCCGCCCGGCCGGCGGCCGGACCTGCAGGGCCCGCCCCCGTCCCGGGCGGCGTGGTCGTCGACGTCACCGAGGCCGACTTCCAGGCCGTCGTGGTCGAGCAGTCGATGACGGTGCCCGTGGTCATCGACTTCTGGGCCGACTGGTGCGGCCCGTGCAAGCAGCTGAGCCCGGTGCTCGAGCGGCTGGCCGACGCGGACCAGGGCCGATGGCTGCTCGCCAAGATCGACGTGGACGCCAACCCCCGGCTCGGTCAGGCCTTCCAGGTGCAGGGCATCCCGGCGGTGTTCGCCGTGGTCAAGGGCCAGCCGATCCCGCTCTTCGAGGGCGCCCTGCCCGAGGCGCAGGTGCGGCAGTACCTGGACGAGCTGCTCAAGGTGGCCGAGGCCAACGGGGTCACCGGGCGGGTCGTTGGGGGGGAGACCGAGCCGGTCGTGGACGAGGAGCCGGCGGCCGACCCCCGGTACGACGAGGCCTACGACGCGATCGAGCGCGGCGACCTGGACGCGGCGGCGGCCGCCTACCGGGCCCTCCTCGCCGACGACCCCGCCGACGCCGACGCCCAGGCGGGGCTCGGCCAGGTCGAGCTGATGCGACGTACCCAGGGTGTGGACCCGGCGGCGGCGCGGGCCCGGGCGGCCGAGGCGCCGGACGACGTGGCGGCGCAGGCGGCGGCGGCGGACCTGGACCTGCTCGACGGGCACGTCGAGGAGGCGTTCGCCCGGCTGGTCGACCTGGTCGCCCGCAGCAGCGGCGACGACCGCGACGCGGCGCGCACCCACCTGGTCGGGCTCTTCGAGCTGGTCGGGAGCCAGGACGAGCGGGTGGCCCGGGCTCGGACCGCGCTGGCCAACGCCCTGTTCTGA
- a CDS encoding alpha-glucosidase C-terminal domain-containing protein: SSTSLLHWTRRMIEVRKQNPAFGLGTWEDMGGSNPSVLSFVREFGDDIVLCVNNLSRFPQPVELDLRRWERYQPIELLGTVHFPLIGELPYLLTLAGHGFYWFRLNPPEGES; encoded by the coding sequence AGCTCGACGTCGTTGCTGCACTGGACGCGGCGGATGATCGAGGTGCGCAAGCAGAACCCGGCGTTCGGCCTGGGCACCTGGGAGGACATGGGCGGCAGCAACCCGTCGGTGCTGTCGTTCGTCCGCGAGTTCGGCGACGACATCGTGCTCTGCGTCAACAACCTCTCCCGCTTCCCGCAGCCGGTCGAGCTCGACCTCCGACGCTGGGAGCGCTACCAGCCGATCGAGCTGCTCGGCACCGTGCACTTCCCGCTGATCGGCGAGCTGCCCTACCTGCTCACCCTGGCCGGGCACGGGTTCTACTGGTTCCGGCTCAACCCGCCGGAGGGAGAGAGCTGA
- the meaB gene encoding methylmalonyl Co-A mutase-associated GTPase MeaB, which produces MAADRRAPDVDELVRRAREGDARSVARLISLVEDASPLLREAMAALVPYGGQAAVVGLTGAPGVGKSTTTSALVGAYRGLGKRVGVLAVDPSSPFSGGALLGDRVRMQEHALDPDVYIRSMASRGHLGGLSWSTPQALRVLDAARCDVVLVETVGVGQSEVEVAGLADTTVVLLAPGMGDAIQAAKAGILEVGDVYVVNKADRDGADATVRELRHMLTLGERRQPGDWRPPIAKTVAARGEGVDEVVESLDKHRGWLEESGELARRRLRRAADEVEAIAVTALRARMGDVRSPHGGAGLDELAAEVVAGRTDPYAAADRLVEGLTHED; this is translated from the coding sequence GTGGCCGCCGACCGCCGGGCTCCCGACGTCGACGAGCTCGTGCGGCGGGCCCGCGAGGGCGACGCGCGGTCGGTGGCGCGGCTGATCTCGCTGGTCGAGGACGCGTCGCCGCTGCTGCGCGAGGCGATGGCGGCGCTGGTCCCTTACGGCGGGCAGGCCGCCGTGGTCGGCCTCACCGGGGCACCCGGCGTGGGCAAGTCCACGACGACGAGCGCGCTGGTGGGCGCCTACCGCGGCCTCGGCAAGCGGGTGGGCGTCCTCGCCGTGGACCCGTCCTCGCCGTTCTCCGGGGGTGCGCTGCTCGGTGACCGGGTCCGGATGCAGGAGCACGCGCTCGACCCGGACGTCTACATCCGCTCGATGGCCAGCCGCGGCCACCTCGGTGGTCTGTCCTGGTCGACGCCGCAGGCGCTAAGGGTCCTCGACGCGGCCCGCTGCGACGTGGTGCTGGTCGAGACCGTGGGCGTCGGTCAGTCCGAGGTCGAGGTCGCGGGGCTGGCCGACACCACCGTCGTCCTGCTGGCGCCGGGCATGGGCGACGCGATCCAGGCGGCCAAGGCGGGCATCCTCGAGGTCGGTGACGTCTACGTCGTCAACAAGGCCGACCGCGACGGCGCCGACGCTACTGTGCGGGAGCTGCGGCACATGCTGACCCTCGGCGAGCGCCGTCAGCCGGGCGACTGGCGGCCGCCGATCGCCAAGACCGTCGCGGCCCGGGGCGAGGGCGTCGACGAGGTCGTCGAGTCGCTGGACAAGCACCGCGGCTGGCTCGAGGAGTCCGGGGAGCTGGCCCGCCGGAGGCTGCGGCGGGCCGCCGACGAGGTCGAGGCCATCGCGGTCACGGCGCTGCGGGCCCGGATGGGCGACGTCCGTTCGCCGCACGGGGGGGCCGGCCTGGACGAGCTGGCCGCCGAGGTCGTCGCCGGCCGGACCGACCCGTACGCCGCGGCCGACCGCCTGGTCGAGGGGCTCACTCACGAGGACTAG
- a CDS encoding methylmalonyl-CoA mutase family protein has protein sequence MDAAEIEAGRRRWQERFAASRVRDADFTTLSGDPVDPVYGPGENDAVAGFERIGWPGEYPFTRGLHPTGYRGRTWTIRQFAGFGNAQQTNERYQMILAAGGGGLSVAFDMPTLMGRDSDDARSLGEVGHCGVAIDSAADMDVLFSDIPLGDVTTSMTISGPAVPVFCMYLVAAERQGVDPSVLNGTLQTDIFKEYIAQKEWLFPPEPHLRLIGDLMEYCVEHIPAYKPLSVSGYHIREAGSTAAQELAFTLADGFGYVELGQSRGLDVDDFAPGLSFFFDAHLDFFEEIAKFRAARRIWARWMRDVYGARTDKAQWLRFHTQTAGVSLTAQQPDNNIVRTALEALSAVLGGTNSLHTNALDEVLALPSEKAAEIALRTQQVIMEETGVANVADPLGGSWYVEALTDRIEAEAEAVFTRIRDMGSDGSITSGLLRGIEDGWFMSEIAEAAFTYQRALEKGDKKIVGVNCHTSTVEEPLEILRVSHEVERQQNRVLADRRAGRDQEAIAGSLRRMVEVARGDGNLVPPMLDAVRAEATLGEICDALRAEWGDYREPPRF, from the coding sequence GTGGACGCCGCCGAGATCGAGGCCGGACGCCGCCGCTGGCAGGAGCGGTTCGCCGCCTCCCGGGTGCGCGACGCCGACTTCACCACGCTGTCCGGCGACCCGGTGGACCCGGTCTACGGCCCGGGCGAGAACGACGCCGTGGCCGGCTTCGAGCGCATCGGCTGGCCGGGTGAGTACCCGTTCACCCGCGGCCTGCACCCCACCGGCTACCGCGGGCGCACCTGGACCATCCGGCAGTTCGCCGGCTTCGGCAACGCCCAGCAGACCAACGAGCGCTACCAGATGATCCTGGCCGCCGGCGGCGGCGGGCTCTCCGTCGCGTTCGACATGCCGACCCTGATGGGCCGCGACTCCGACGACGCCCGGTCCCTCGGCGAGGTCGGCCACTGCGGGGTGGCGATCGACTCGGCCGCCGACATGGACGTGCTCTTCTCCGACATCCCGCTCGGCGACGTCACGACGTCGATGACGATCAGCGGGCCCGCCGTCCCGGTCTTCTGCATGTACCTCGTCGCCGCCGAGCGCCAGGGCGTCGACCCCTCGGTGCTCAACGGCACGCTGCAGACCGACATCTTCAAGGAGTACATCGCCCAGAAGGAATGGCTCTTCCCGCCCGAGCCGCACCTGCGCCTGATCGGCGACCTGATGGAGTACTGCGTCGAGCACATCCCGGCGTACAAGCCGCTGAGCGTGTCGGGCTACCACATCCGCGAGGCGGGCTCGACCGCCGCGCAGGAGCTCGCGTTCACCCTCGCCGACGGCTTCGGCTACGTCGAGCTCGGGCAGTCGCGCGGCCTCGACGTGGACGACTTCGCCCCCGGCCTGTCGTTCTTCTTCGACGCCCACCTGGACTTCTTCGAGGAGATCGCGAAGTTCCGCGCCGCCCGGCGGATCTGGGCCCGCTGGATGCGCGACGTCTACGGTGCCAGGACGGACAAGGCGCAGTGGCTGCGCTTCCACACCCAGACCGCCGGTGTGTCGCTGACGGCGCAGCAGCCGGACAACAACATCGTCCGTACGGCCCTCGAGGCGCTGTCGGCCGTGCTCGGCGGCACCAACTCCCTGCACACCAACGCGCTGGACGAGGTGCTGGCGCTGCCCAGCGAGAAGGCGGCGGAGATCGCGCTGCGCACCCAGCAGGTGATCATGGAGGAGACCGGTGTCGCCAACGTCGCCGACCCGCTCGGCGGCTCCTGGTACGTCGAGGCGCTGACCGACCGGATCGAGGCCGAGGCCGAGGCCGTCTTCACCCGGATCCGCGACATGGGCTCCGACGGTTCGATCACCTCCGGGCTGCTGCGCGGCATCGAGGACGGCTGGTTCATGTCCGAGATCGCCGAGGCCGCCTTCACCTACCAGCGGGCGCTGGAGAAGGGCGACAAGAAGATCGTCGGCGTCAACTGCCACACCTCGACCGTCGAGGAGCCGCTGGAGATCCTGCGGGTCTCTCACGAGGTGGAGCGGCAGCAGAACCGCGTCCTCGCCGACCGCCGCGCGGGCCGCGACCAGGAGGCCATCGCCGGCTCGCTGCGCCGCATGGTCGAGGTGGCGCGCGGGGACGGCAACCTGGTCCCGCCGATGCTCGACGCGGTCCGCGCCGAGGCGACCCTGGGCGAGATCTGCGATGCGCTGCGCGCCGAGTGGGGCGACTACCGCGAGCCTCCGCGGTTCTGA